The following proteins are encoded in a genomic region of Acidobacteriota bacterium:
- a CDS encoding CHAT domain-containing protein, translating into MTHPHRLSHSLAFNCFLALILLNPFFIGVTVAQTAQPSKTPKPGKPVVRELKGGDKHRYPLQLKANDYLKLVVEQRGIDVAVRLVGPDGKLLQEVDGPNGTQGAEPLSCVTDIAGSYTLEIEALKKTASPGRYELTLQAVRPATSQERAGREIEKLISEADTLRRAGKLDQSLPLAQQAVEKSETALDSEHSLLVGSLFVLARIYSGQAKFKQAEPLYLRALAILEKTLGADQLQVATILNHLGSLYQKTGNYPRAEPLFQRELAIWEKSLGPDHPNVAISLNNLGSLYQRTGDYARAEPLLQRALAIRKKSLGPEHLSVAETLNNLAVLYSNKGDYSQAETLYQQSLAIQEKVLGPDHPNVANSLNNLALLYWDKGDYRQAESLYQRTLAIQEKTLGSNDPNVAFSFNNLATLYQNKGDYRQAESLYQRALAIWEKALGPDHPKVGLCLNNLGLLYNTKGDYQRAEPLFQRALAIQEKALGPNHPEVATSLNNLAALYWDKGDRQRAEPLFQQALDIQEKVLGPDHRETARSLNNLGVLYSNKDDYQRAEPLLQRALVIQEKVLGADHPEVAQSFNNLAGVYRGKGDTQKAEFFFKQALAILEKAFGPDHPQPASVLNSLAVLSQIGGDYARAEPLFQRALAIREKTLGLDHPDVAQTLNNLSKLYRDKGDMAQGIQFQIRGNDAVERDLIRNLLSGSENQKILYLKKTSAFTDQTLSLHLQSAPQSVEARQAAFTVLLRRKGRGLDAMASAIETLRQQQTPEVQKLLDDLANLVDQISVLTLKGPGKQKPDEHLAYLKELEAQKEKLEAQISAKSAEYQVQGTPITLENIQPQIPADGMLVEFAFYLPFNPTTRKLGASRCAVYTLDHLGDIKWADLGEATPIEQAVSAFCRVVSKPKADLAQDITPAAQALDKLIMKPVRALVGKSRHLLISPDGMLNLIPFAALMDEKRKFLVETYTLTYLTSGRDLLRLQNGIKNEHPPLIMGNPDYADGNGPQIFGHQFPRLDRLIGTAAEAQQLKSIFPDASVFLGDQATKAVLTQVHRPEFVHIGTHGFFFAGDQPDRVADAPSRHLLRSDDASADLEKIQAENPLLRSYLFFAGANHTGSKNQDGILTALETTTLDLWGTKLVTLSACDTGLGDVKNGDGVYGLRRALVLAGSESQMISLWSVSDQATRELMVDYYTRLKAGEGRSEALRNVQLKMLKTPRRQHPFYWASFIQSGEWATLAGKR; encoded by the coding sequence ATGACGCATCCCCATCGTTTGAGCCACAGCCTGGCTTTCAATTGTTTTTTGGCCCTGATACTGCTGAATCCCTTTTTCATCGGTGTGACGGTGGCGCAGACGGCTCAACCTTCAAAAACCCCGAAACCTGGAAAACCGGTTGTGCGCGAGTTGAAAGGCGGCGACAAACACCGGTACCCGCTGCAGCTCAAAGCCAACGATTATCTAAAACTGGTCGTGGAGCAACGCGGGATTGATGTGGCGGTTCGACTGGTTGGACCAGATGGAAAACTATTGCAGGAGGTGGACGGTCCAAACGGCACACAAGGCGCAGAACCGCTTTCCTGTGTCACCGACATAGCCGGTAGCTACACGTTGGAGATTGAGGCGTTGAAAAAAACAGCTTCACCGGGCAGGTATGAATTGACATTGCAGGCGGTGAGACCTGCCACCAGCCAGGAACGTGCCGGGAGAGAGATCGAAAAACTGATTTCCGAAGCAGACACACTTCGGCGAGCCGGAAAACTTGATCAGAGCTTGCCACTTGCCCAACAAGCCGTGGAAAAGAGCGAGACCGCTTTGGATTCAGAGCATTCGCTTCTGGTCGGGAGCCTCTTTGTCCTGGCCCGGATCTACAGTGGTCAGGCGAAGTTCAAGCAGGCCGAACCGCTGTACCTGCGGGCACTGGCCATTTTGGAAAAAACGTTGGGGGCCGACCAGTTGCAGGTGGCAACCATCCTCAACCATCTGGGCAGTCTCTACCAAAAAACCGGCAACTATCCGCGAGCCGAACCACTGTTCCAGCGGGAACTTGCCATCTGGGAGAAATCGCTTGGTCCCGATCACCCCAATGTCGCCATCAGCCTCAATAACCTCGGCAGCCTTTACCAGAGAACCGGCGACTATGCACGAGCCGAACCACTGCTCCAGCGGGCACTGGCCATCCGAAAGAAATCGCTTGGTCCTGAGCACCTGAGTGTCGCCGAAACCCTCAACAATCTGGCTGTGCTTTACTCGAATAAAGGCGACTACTCACAAGCCGAAACCCTGTATCAACAATCGCTGGCCATCCAGGAGAAAGTCCTGGGCCCTGACCATCCCAATGTCGCCAACAGCCTCAACAATCTGGCGCTCCTTTACTGGGACAAAGGCGATTACCGGCAGGCTGAGTCCCTGTACCAGCGGACACTGGCCATCCAGGAGAAAACATTGGGCTCTAACGATCCCAATGTCGCTTTCAGCTTCAACAATCTGGCCACACTCTACCAGAACAAAGGCGATTACCGGCAGGCTGAGTCCCTGTACCAGCGGGCGTTAGCTATTTGGGAGAAAGCTCTGGGCCCTGACCATCCGAAGGTCGGCCTCTGCCTCAATAATCTGGGTTTGCTTTACAACACCAAAGGCGACTACCAGCGAGCCGAGCCGCTTTTCCAACGGGCGCTGGCCATCCAGGAGAAAGCGCTTGGTCCCAATCACCCAGAGGTTGCCACGAGCCTCAACAACCTGGCGGCGCTCTACTGGGATAAAGGCGACCGCCAGCGAGCCGAACCGCTTTTCCAACAGGCGCTGGACATTCAGGAAAAAGTTCTTGGCCCTGACCATCGGGAAACAGCCCGAAGCCTCAACAATCTGGGCGTGCTCTATTCAAACAAAGACGACTACCAGCGAGCTGAACCATTGCTTCAGCGGGCGCTGGTCATCCAGGAGAAAGTGCTCGGTGCCGATCATCCAGAGGTCGCTCAGTCCTTCAACAACCTGGCCGGGGTCTATCGCGGAAAAGGTGACACCCAGAAAGCCGAATTCTTTTTCAAGCAGGCACTGGCGATCTTGGAGAAAGCATTTGGCCCGGATCATCCACAACCGGCCAGTGTCCTCAACAGTTTGGCGGTCCTCTCTCAAATCGGGGGCGATTATGCCAGGGCCGAACCCCTCTTTCAGCGGGCGCTGGCCATTCGGGAAAAAACCCTGGGTCTGGATCATCCGGATGTTGCCCAAACCCTCAACAATTTATCCAAACTCTATCGAGACAAAGGCGATATGGCACAGGGGATTCAATTTCAGATTCGGGGCAATGACGCCGTCGAGCGTGATTTGATCCGCAACCTTCTCTCAGGATCTGAAAACCAGAAAATTCTCTATCTCAAAAAAACGAGCGCATTCACCGATCAAACCCTTTCCCTGCATCTGCAGTCCGCGCCTCAATCTGTTGAGGCCAGGCAGGCGGCGTTCACCGTGTTGCTGCGACGCAAAGGCCGGGGACTGGATGCCATGGCTTCGGCAATTGAAACATTGCGGCAGCAACAAACACCTGAAGTTCAGAAATTGCTTGATGATCTGGCGAATCTGGTTGATCAAATTTCAGTTTTGACGTTGAAAGGACCAGGAAAGCAGAAACCGGATGAACATCTGGCCTACTTGAAAGAACTCGAAGCCCAAAAAGAAAAACTCGAAGCCCAAATCAGTGCCAAAAGTGCTGAGTATCAAGTTCAGGGTACCCCAATCACCCTCGAAAACATTCAGCCGCAAATTCCTGCCGATGGGATGCTGGTTGAGTTTGCTTTTTACCTCCCTTTTAACCCCACGACCAGAAAACTGGGCGCTTCACGATGTGCGGTCTATACCCTGGACCACCTTGGCGACATCAAGTGGGCCGATTTAGGCGAAGCCACACCAATTGAACAGGCGGTGTCAGCCTTTTGCCGGGTGGTCAGCAAACCGAAGGCTGACCTGGCCCAAGACATCACGCCAGCCGCCCAGGCGCTGGATAAACTCATCATGAAGCCGGTGCGGGCGCTGGTGGGAAAGAGCCGTCATCTGCTGATTTCGCCAGACGGCATGTTGAATTTGATTCCCTTTGCGGCGCTGATGGATGAAAAAAGAAAATTCCTGGTGGAAACCTACACCTTGACCTATCTTACCAGCGGACGCGACTTGCTCCGACTCCAAAACGGCATCAAAAACGAACACCCGCCGTTGATCATGGGGAATCCGGATTATGCCGACGGAAATGGACCACAGATTTTTGGACATCAGTTTCCCCGGCTGGACCGGTTGATTGGGACGGCAGCCGAAGCCCAGCAACTCAAATCCATTTTTCCCGACGCCTCGGTTTTTCTGGGTGACCAGGCGACCAAAGCTGTCCTGACTCAGGTTCACCGACCTGAGTTTGTCCATATCGGAACCCACGGATTCTTTTTTGCCGGGGACCAACCTGACCGAGTGGCAGATGCGCCGTCACGACACCTGCTCAGATCGGATGATGCCTCAGCCGACCTGGAGAAAATCCAGGCGGAAAACCCGCTGCTGCGCTCCTATCTCTTCTTTGCCGGGGCCAACCACACGGGAAGTAAAAACCAGGACGGCATCCTGACCGCCCTTGAAACCACCACCCTCGACCTGTGGGGCACCAAACTGGTCACACTCTCGGCCTGCGACACGGGTCTTGGCGACGTCAAAAACGGCGACGGGGTCTATGGGTTACGACGTGCCCTGGTCCTGGCCGGCAGTGAATCCCAAATGATAAGTCTCTGGTCAGTCTCAGACCAGGCCACACGCGAGTTGATGGTAGACTACTATACCCGGCTCAAAGCTGGTGAAGGCCGCTCCGAAGCCCTGCGCAACGTGCAACTCAAAATGCTCAAAACCCCACGCCGCCAGCATCCTTTCTACTGGGCCTCATTCATTCAATCCGGCGAATGGGCCACTCTGGCGGGGAAACGGTGA